The segment CATGGCAGCAAACTGCCAGGTGACCGGAGCCGAGCCGGGCTTTGGACACAGCATTTCGCACTCGCACCGCCGCAACAAGCGTCGGTTCGATCCCAACATCCAGAAGAAGCGCTACTGGGTTCCGTCCCTGCGCCGTAATGTCACGCTGACCCTGTCGGCCAAGGGCATCAAGACCATCGACGTTCGCGGCATCGACGTAGTCGTCGCCGAAGTTCTGGCTCGTGGGGTGAAGCTCTAGTGGCAAAGGACAAGGACGTACGTCCGATCATCAAGCTGAAGTCGACTGCGGGAACGGGTTACACCTACGTAACCCGCAAGAACCGTCGTAACGACCCGGACCGTCTGGTCCTGAAGAAGTACGACCCCAAGATCCGCCAGCACGTCGAATTCCGAGAGGAGCGCTAAACATGGCAAAGAAGTCCAAGATTGCTCGCAACGAGCAGCGCAAGGTCATCGTTGAGCGTTACGCTGCCAAGCGTCTCGAACTGAAGAAGACCCTGGTTGACGCAAACGCGACTGACGAAGCACGCGAAGAGGCTCGCCTCGGCTTGCAGAAGCTGCCCCGCAACGCGTCCCCGATCCGTCTGCGTAACCGCGACATCATCGACGGCCGCCCGCGCGGTACCTTCCAGAAGTTCGGTATCTCCCGTGTTCGCTTCCGCGACATGGCTCACCGTGGTGAGCTCCCGGGCATCACCAAGTCTTCCTGGTAATCCAGAAGCACTAGAAGGGTCGGTAACCATTTGGTTGCCGGCCCTTCTTGCATTTAACCGTCAATTCGGTTCAAGTGGTGCAGCACACATTATTGAATAACGACGGCGCTGGCTTCATTTTGCGCGACACCGGCTGTTTTGCCCCGGATTGCCGGGGTTGTTGCTCGCCTGGGGTGCGATTTGCGTGGGGTGTTTGGGGTGTGTAAAGTTATTCGAGTCGCCGCCGCTGGTGCGGAAAGTTTGCGACCGACTCCCTTCCAAATGGAAATCATTTTCTGGTTCGTTTTTTGTGTTCCGGTGTGGTTTTGGGGTGTCCTGGATGGTGTTTTGTCTGGTGTGGTTCCCGGGTTCGGGAGTTGCGCGGGGCTGGCGGGTCTGGTAAGTTTGGGAAGTTGCTCCGGAGCGATCTTGGACCGTGTGGTTTGGGTGGTGTCGGGTGTGTCTGTTGTTTGAGAACTCAATAGTGTGCCAAGTTTGTTGATACCGATTTTTTATTGAATTGGTTGTTTTGGCTGGTCTTGTGTCACTTTTTGTGGTGTGGGGCTGGTTTTTACGGCTGGTTTCAAATTTTGTGCAGCCCTGTCGCCGTTATTTCCGGTGGTGGTGGTTGTGTCTGTTTTTGTTTTACTTCAACGGAGAGTTTGATCCTGGCTCAGGATGAACGCTGGCGGCGTGCTTAACACATGCAAGTCGAACGATGATCCTCAGCTTGCTGGGGGGATTAGTGGCGAACGGGTGAGTAACACGTGAGTAACCTGCCCTTGACTCTGGGATAAGCCTGGGAAACTGGGTCTAATACCGGATATGACCGATCGCCGCATGGTGTGTTGGTGGAAAGCTTTTGCGGTTTTGGATGGACTCGCGGCCTATCAGCTTGTTGGTGGGGTAATGGCCTACCAAGGCGACGACGGGTAGCCGGCCTGAGAGGGTGACCGGCCACACTGGGACTGAGACACGGCCCAGACTCCTACGGGAGGCAGCAGTGGGGAATATTGCACAATGGGCGAAAGCCTGATGCAGCGACGCCGCGTGAGGGATGACGGCCTTCGGGTTGTAAACCTCTTTCAGTAGGGAAGAAGCGAAAGTGACGGTACCTGCAGAAGAAGCGCCGGCTAACTACGTGCCAGCAGCCGCGGTAATACGTAGGGCGCAAGCGTTATCCGGAATTATTGGGCGTAAAGAGCTCGTAGGCGGTTTGTCGCGTCTGCTGTGAAAGACCGGGGCTCAACTCCGGTTCTGCAGTGGGTACGGGCAGACTAGAGTGATGTAGGGGAGACTGGAATTCCTGGTGTAGCGGTGAAATGCGCAGATATCAGGAGGAACACCGATGGCGAAGGCAGGTCTCTGGGCATTAACTGACGCTGAGGAGCGAAAGCATGGGGAGCGAACAGGATTAGATACCCTGGTAGTCCATGCCGTAAACGTTGGGCACTAGGTGTGGGGGACATTCCACGTTTTCCGCGCCGTAGCTAACGCATTAAGTGCCCCGCCTGGGGAGTACGGCCGCAAGGCTAAAACTCAAAGGAATTGACGGGGGCCCGCACAAGCGGCGGAGCATGCGGATTAATTCGATGCAACGCGAAGAACCTTACCAAGGCTTGACATGGACTAGTAAAGCGCAGAGATGCGTTCCCCTCTTGAGGCTGGTTCACAGGTGGTGCATGGTTGTCGTCAGCTCGTGTCGTGAGATGTTGGGTTAAGTCCCGCAACGAGCGCAACCCTCGTTCTATGTTGCCAGCGCGTGATGGCGGGGACTCATAGGAGACTGCCGGGGTCAACTCGGAGGAAGGTGGGGACGACGTCAAATCATCATGCCCCTTATGTCTTGGGCTTCACGCATGCTACAATGGCCGGTACAAAGGGTTGCGATACTGTGAGGTGGAGCTAATCCCAAAAAGCCGGTCTCAGTTCGGATTGGGGTCTGCAACTCGACCCCATGAAGTCGGAGTCGCTAGTAATCGCAGATCAGCAACGCTGCGGTGAATACGTTCCCGGGCCTTGTACACACCGCCCGTCAAGTCACGAAAGTTGGTAACACCCGAAGCCGGTGGCCTAACCCCTTGTGGGAGGGAGCTGTCGAAGGTGGGACCGGCGATTGGGACTAAGTCGTAACAAGGTAGCCGTACCGGAAGGTGCGGCTGGATCACCTCCTTTCTAAGGAGCACCATTATTGCCCCTGTGCTGTCTGCATGGATGGTTCGGGGGTGTGTGGAAGCAAAGCCCATTGCGCAGGCGTTCGTTCTGCGGTGGGTGCTCATGGGTGGAATTTCAGCAGATAGCGGCCGGTGTTTTTTCTGTGCTTAGTACGGTTGTCTCTCGTTTTGCGGGGGGTGGTCTGGAAGGGTGCGGGGAGGGTGTTGGTGTTCGTGTTTGGCACACTGTTGGGTCCTGAGGCAACAGGGTCGGGAGGGGTTGCGTGGCCTGTGAGGGTTGCGTGGTTTGTTCCGGGTTTGTTTGTTTCTGGTTTCCTGGCTGCATGGTTCGTGCGTGTGGTTTCCTGTTCCTGGTGTTTTTTGTGGGGGTGGGGGCTGGTGCGGGGTGTGTGGTACGGGGTTGTTGTTTGAGAACTACATAGTGGACGCGAGCATCTAGGCACGGGCGGGCTTTCGGGTTTGGTCCGTGTCTTACAGCAATTTCTTTTTTATGAACCCGGCCATTTTGGTGGTTTGGTTCTTTCGAGAGTTTTTGATCTTTGTGTGGTCAAGTTTTTAAGGGCACACGGTGGATGCCTTGGCATTAGGAGCCGAAGAAGGACGTAGGAATCTGCGATAAGCCTGGGGGAGTCGATAACCGGACTGTGATCCCAGGATGTCCGAATGGGGAAACCCCGCCAGGGGCGTTTAGGCGTGATCTGGTGACCCGCATCTGAACACATAGGGTGTGTGGAGGGAACGCGGGGAAGTGAAACATCTCAGTACCCGCAGGAAGAGAAAACAAGAGTGATTCCGTTAGTAGTGGCGAGCGAACGCGGATGAGGCCAAACCGTTCCATGTGTGATAGCCGGCGGGCGTTGCATGGGCGGGGTTGTGGGACTTTCCGTACTGGTTCTGCCGGACCGGTGGGGTGTGGGTGCAGGCATAGGTGAACGGTCTTGAAAGGCCGGCCGGAGAGGGTGTTAGCCCCGTAACCGTAATGTTGTGTACCGCCTGGAGAGGATCCCAAGTAGCACGGGGCCCGAGAAATCCCGTGTGAATCTGTCAGGACCACCTGATAAGCCTAAATACTTCCTAATGACCGATAGCGGACCAGTACCGTGAGGGAAAGGTGAAAAGTACCCCGGGAGGGGAGTGAAACAGTACCTGAAACCGTGTGCTTACAATCCGTCGGAGCAGCCTTGTAGTTGTGACGGCGTGCCTTTTGAAGAATGAGCCTGCGAGTTAGTGTTACGTCGCGAGGTTAACCCGTGTGGGGTAGCCGTAGCGAAAGCGAGTCTGAATAGGGCGAGTTAGTGGCGTGATCTAGACCCGAAGCGGAGTGATCTACCCATGGCCAGGTTGAAGCGACGGTAAGACGTCGTGGAGGACCGAACCCACTTCAGTTGAAAATGGAGGGGATGAGCTGTGGGTAGGGGTGAAAGGCCAATCAAACTCCGTGATAGCTGGTTCTCCCCGAAATGCATTTAGGTGCAGCGTTGCGTGTTTCTTGCCGGAGGTAGAGCTACTGGATGGCCGATGGGCCCTACAAGGTTACTGACGTCAGCCAAACTCCGAATGCCGGTAAGTGAGAGCGCAGCAGTGAGACTGTGGGGGATAAGCTTCATAGTCGAGAGGGAAACAGCCCAGACCACCAACTAAGGCCCCTAAGCGTGTGCTAAGTGGGAAAGGATGTGGAGTTGCGAAGACAACCAGGAGGTTGGCTTAGAAGCAGCCATCCTTGAAAGAGTGCGTAATAGCTCACTGGTCAAGTGATTCCGCGCCGACAATGTAGCGGGGCTCAAGTACACCGCCGAAGTTGTGGATTTCAGATAGTAGACAAGCCTTCGTGGTTCAGTCGTCTGGAGTGGTAGGGGAGCGTCGTGTGGGCGGTGAAGTCGCGGTGTAAACCAGCGGTGGAGCCTACACGAGTGAGAATGCAGGCATGAGTAGCGAAAGACGGGTGAGAAACCCGTCCGCCGAATGATCAAGGGTTCCAGGGTCAAGCTAATCTGCCCTGGGTAAGTCGGGACCTAAGGCGAGGCCGACAGGCGTAGTCGATGGACAACGGGTTGATATTCCCGTACCGGCGAAGGACCGCCCATGCCAAGCGGGGGATACTAACCGCCCGGAGCCTGCCCTATCACCCTTGTGGTGTGCGGGTTTTGGCCGAGCGCGGGATCTGATCCCGGGAGGTAAGCGTATTAACAGGTGTGACGCAGGAAGGTAGCCGGGCCGGGCGATGGTTGCCCCGGTCTAAGGATGTAGGGTCAGCGATAGGCAAATCCGTCGCTGTGTCTTTGATGACGTTCCTGAGATCTGATGGGACCCCCGTTCGGGGGGATCCGGTGATCCTATGCTGCCTAGAAAAGCATCGACGCGAGGTTCTAGTCGCCCGTACCCCAAACCGACACAGGTGATCAGGTAGAGAATACCAAGGCGATCGAGAGAATTATGGTTAAGGAACTCGGCAAAATGCCCCCGTAACTTCGGGAGAAGGGGGGCCCCTACCTTGAACACCACTTGCTGGTGGGAGGGGATCGGGGCCGCAGAGACCAGGGGGAAGCGACTGTTTACTAAAAACACAGGTCCGTGCGAAGTCGCAAGACGATGTATACGGACTGACTCCTGCCCGGTGCTGGAAGGTTAAGAGGACCGGTTAGCCGCAAGGCGAAGCTGAGAATTTAAGCCCCAGTAAACGGCGGTGGTAACTATAACCATCCTAAGGTAGCGAAATTCCTTGTCGGGTAAGTTCCGACCTGCACGAATGGAGTAACGACTTCCCCGCTGTCTCAACCATAAACTCGGCGAAATTGCAGTACGAGTAAAGATGCTCGTTACGCGCAGCAGGACGGAAAGACCCCGAGACCTTTACTATAGTTTGGTATTGGTGTTCGGAGTGGCTTGTGTAGGATAGGTGGGAGACGTTGAAGCCCGGACGCCAGTTCGGGTGGAGTCATCGTTGAAATACCACTCTGGTCACTTTGGACATCTAACTTCGGCCCGTGATCCGGGTCAGGGACAGTGCCTGATGGGTAGTTTAACTGGGGCGGTTGCCTCCTAAAAAGTAACGGAGGCGCCCAAAGGTTCCCTCAGCCTGGTTGGCAATCAGGTGTCGAGTGTAAGTGCACAAGGGAGCTTGACTGTGAGAGAGACATCTCAAGCAGGGACGAAAGTCGGGACTAGTGATCCGGCGGTACATTGTGGAATGGCCGTCGCTCAACGGATAAAAGGTACCTCGGGGATAACAGGCTGATCTTGCCCAAGAGTCCATATCGACGGCATGGTTTGGCACCTCGATGTCGGCTCGTCGCATCCTGGGGCTGGAGTAGGTCCCAAGGGTTGGGCTGTTCGCCCATTAAAGCGGTACGCGAGCTGGGTTTAGAACGTCGTGAGACAGTTCGGTCCCTATCCGCTGCGCGCGCAGGAAATTTGAGAAGGGCTGTCCTTAGTACGAGAGGACCGGGACGGACGAACCTCTGGTGTGTCAGTTGTACTGCCAAGTGCACCGCTGATTAGCTACGTTCGGATGGGATAACCGCTGAAAGCATCTAAGCGGGAAGCTCGCTTCAAGATGAGATTTCCAAACACCTCGTGTGTGAGAGGCCCCCAGCCAGACCACTGGGTTGATAGGCCGGATGTGGAAGACAGGACTAAAGACTGTTGAAGCTGACCGGTACTAATAGGCCGATAACTTACACCACACAACCATTACTGCTTGCGTCCACTATGTGGTTCCCGAACAACAAAACCCGTTGCTCCAGGAACCAAACAACTGAATAACAACACCACCATGTTGTAACCACAGTCTTCCCACCCCCCGCCAACACGGGGGGACGGGTAACAGGGTTACGGCGGTCATAGCGTGGGGGAAACGCCCGGTCCCATTCCGAACCCGGAAGCTAAGACCCACAGCGCCGATGGTACTGCACCCGGGAGGGTGTGGGAGAGTAGGACACCGCCGGACAACCATTAACGTTCAGGCCCCGACCACGATGTCGGGGCCTGAACCATTTAACCAACCACCCACCCACCCACCCATACACAAGTGAGCGGGCGCCCGGACAGAACCCCAAACCCTCCATCACACATCAGGCGCTTCCCCCAAACCCTCCATCACCAATCCACCAGTTGCCAGCACCCCCCGCTCACGTACATATGAGCGGGCGTCCGGACAGAACGCGGCATAAGTGAGCGGGCGCCCGGACAGAACGCGGCATAAGTGAGCGGGCGTCCGGACAGAACGCGGCATACGTGAGCGGGCGTCCGGCCCGGAACCGCGCATAAGTGAGCGGGCGTCCGGCCCGAACCGCGCATACGTGAGCGGGGGTCTTGGGGGCCAAGGAGTTCGCCCGCGGCGGAATTGGCCCCCAAAAGCGCCTGAAATAGGGTGAATTTCGTCAAAAAAGCGCGGAAACACGGGGAATTTGCTGGCCGTGTCCGTCCAAGCTGGTAAGTTTTCGAACAGTGGCTCGCGCGCATGCCGTGTGTGAGCTCCAAAATCGTAAAGTCCAGGAGGACACAAATGGCTAAGAACCGTAGCGAACTCGTTTCCGAGGTAGCTGGCAAGGCTGGCACAAGCCAGGCTGCAGTCAACTCCGTGCTCGATGCACTGTTCGAAGTTTTCGAGACTTCCGTCGCCGCCGGCGAAAAGATCACCATTCCGGGCTGGCTCGCAATCGAGCGCACCGACCGCGCAGCCCGCACGGGCCGTAACCCCCAGACCGGCGAGACCATCCAGATCGCCGCTGGCCACAGCGTTAAGCTGACCGCTGGCTCCAAGCTGAAGGCAGCAGTCGCCAAGAAGTAAGACACTTCGGCGAACGGCTCGAAAGGCGGCAACCTGCGGGTTGCCGTCTTTCTGTTTTAGTCAGCTCGATTCGCGGCGCCGCCAACGTTAGCGGACAATGGATAGGTGCCATCAGCCAAAACACCCGCCACCGCCCCCTCGCCCGCTTCCAAGCCGGGAAGAAAGGCAGTTGCCGTCGTGGAAGGGATCTCCCTCCCATGGCAGCTGGCTGGCTTCGCTGCGCTCCTTTTAGCGCTCGTGGCTGCCTTGGTCTTCTCCGGCGCCTCAGCCGCACGGCAGGTGTCCGATCCAGGTGCCCTGGTCCGTTGGGGCCTACCGGTGGCCACAGCGGTCCATAACATATCGTTGGCGACCGTGATTGGCGGACTGATCTTCGCCGTCGGCATCCTTCCTCGGCATGCGTCCGGCTCCAGGGGCAGCGATGCCGCTGAACACCCCGCGTTCGCCCGTGCCCTGGCCGTAGCGGCAGCCGCAGGTGCCGCCTGGACGCTCTCCGCCGTCGCGGTCCTTGTCCTGACCTACGCGGACGTGGCAGGCCAAGGTGTGTCCGGTGACGCGCAGTTTACTGCCTCCCTCGTGTACTTCATGACCGACATCCAGACGGGCCAGGCTTGGCTCGCCGTGACCATCATTGCCGCGATTGTCACGACGGCGCTGTTCGGCGTCCGCTCGCTAGCAGGACTCGCGCTGACGCTCGCGTTGGCGCTGGGCGGCTTGGTGCCGAGCGCGCTGATTGGCCACTCTGCGAGTTCCAGCGACCATGAAGGCGCCATCAACTCCCTTGGCCTTCACCTGGTGGGCGTGTCCGCTTGGGTGGGCGGCATCATCATGCTCGGAGTTCTCTCGGGCATCTTGGGGGGTTCGAAGGCACTGGGCGCCAAGGACATCACTGCTCAGACTCTTGGCCGTTTCTCCACCTTGGCTGGCTATGCCTTCGTGCTGGTGTTCGCCTCAGGAGTGATCAACGCGAGTATCCGCGTCACGACCTTCTCGGCCTTGGTAGGTACCCCATACGGTCAGATCATCCTGGCCAAGGCCTTCGCCACGGTTGTCCTCGGCGGTGTCGGCTTGATGCACCGGCAATGGGTGATCCCGCAGCTGGCCCGAAAATCGATGAGCACGCGCCGTGTTCTGTGGCAGCTTGTGCTCGTGGAACTGTTGGTGATGGGCGCGACGTCGGGACTCGCCGTCGCGCTGGCCAGTTCGGCGCCACCGCAGCTCGCCACCTATGCACCCGATGCGTCGCCGGCGTTCATCTTGTCCGGCTACGAGTTGCCGCCCGAACTCACCCCGGTGCGCTGGCTGACCGAATGGCGGCTCGACTGGCTATGGGTTGCCGTGGCCCTCTTCGGCGCGGTGAGCTACATCCAGGGAGTCGTCAAGGTTCGCAAACGCGGCGACTCCTGGTCCGTGTTCCGGACAGTGAACTGGATGATCGGCTTGGTTGTACTGACGTACATCACGTCCGGGCCACCCTCGGTTTACGGCCGGGTGCTGTTCTCCGCACACATGGTGGACCACATGGCGCTGACCATGGTGGCCCCGCTTTTCCTGGTGCTCGGTTCACCGGTGACCCTGGCATTGCGTGCGCTGCCATCGCGCGGCGAAGGATCCCGCGGGGATGGCTCCCGTGGACTCCGTGAGTGGATCCTTGTGTTCGTGCATTCCAAGTTTTCGCAAGTGGTGACCCACCCGCTGTTTGCCGCTGCGAACTTCGCTGGTTCGATCGTCTTGTTCTACTTCTCCGACGCATTCGGCTTCGCGATGCGTGAGCACGTGGGCCATGAGCTCATGAACCTCCACTTCCTCCTGACCGGCTACATCTTTGTGCTCACGATGATCGGCTCGGACCCGTTGCCTCGCCGGGCGCCCTACCCCATGCGCTTGCTTCTCTTGCTTGCCACCATGGGCTTCCACGCATTCTTCGGGGTGGCCATCATGGGTGGCACCGGCTTGCTTGCTGCGGACTACTTCGGCAACCTTGGCCGGACATGGGGGCCCTCTGCCCTGTTGGACCAGCAGACGGGCGGCGCCGTGGC is part of the Arthrobacter methylotrophus genome and harbors:
- a CDS encoding HU family DNA-binding protein, giving the protein MAKNRSELVSEVAGKAGTSQAAVNSVLDALFEVFETSVAAGEKITIPGWLAIERTDRAARTGRNPQTGETIQIAAGHSVKLTAGSKLKAAVAKK
- the rpsN gene encoding 30S ribosomal protein S14 produces the protein MAKKSKIARNEQRKVIVERYAAKRLELKKTLVDANATDEAREEARLGLQKLPRNASPIRLRNRDIIDGRPRGTFQKFGISRVRFRDMAHRGELPGITKSSW
- the rpmB gene encoding 50S ribosomal protein L28; the protein is MAANCQVTGAEPGFGHSISHSHRRNKRRFDPNIQKKRYWVPSLRRNVTLTLSAKGIKTIDVRGIDVVVAEVLARGVKL
- the rpmG gene encoding 50S ribosomal protein L33, whose protein sequence is MAKDKDVRPIIKLKSTAGTGYTYVTRKNRRNDPDRLVLKKYDPKIRQHVEFREER
- a CDS encoding cytochrome c oxidase assembly protein; protein product: MPSAKTPATAPSPASKPGRKAVAVVEGISLPWQLAGFAALLLALVAALVFSGASAARQVSDPGALVRWGLPVATAVHNISLATVIGGLIFAVGILPRHASGSRGSDAAEHPAFARALAVAAAAGAAWTLSAVAVLVLTYADVAGQGVSGDAQFTASLVYFMTDIQTGQAWLAVTIIAAIVTTALFGVRSLAGLALTLALALGGLVPSALIGHSASSSDHEGAINSLGLHLVGVSAWVGGIIMLGVLSGILGGSKALGAKDITAQTLGRFSTLAGYAFVLVFASGVINASIRVTTFSALVGTPYGQIILAKAFATVVLGGVGLMHRQWVIPQLARKSMSTRRVLWQLVLVELLVMGATSGLAVALASSAPPQLATYAPDASPAFILSGYELPPELTPVRWLTEWRLDWLWVAVALFGAVSYIQGVVKVRKRGDSWSVFRTVNWMIGLVVLTYITSGPPSVYGRVLFSAHMVDHMALTMVAPLFLVLGSPVTLALRALPSRGEGSRGDGSRGLREWILVFVHSKFSQVVTHPLFAAANFAGSIVLFYFSDAFGFAMREHVGHELMNLHFLLTGYIFVLTMIGSDPLPRRAPYPMRLLLLLATMGFHAFFGVAIMGGTGLLAADYFGNLGRTWGPSALLDQQTGGAVAWGIGEVPTLLVAIGVAVMWSRSDERETKRTDRAADRNNNADLNAYNDMFARLADRDAKLAGGDSKQPESKTNLEGR